One window of Papaver somniferum cultivar HN1 chromosome 9, ASM357369v1, whole genome shotgun sequence genomic DNA carries:
- the LOC113309028 gene encoding uncharacterized HTH La-type RNA-binding protein C1527.03-like produces MRVTEKELSQQQSSSAGVSVENPQKSSSGTPASTVPDPSVKDSSHKMNSLEGGSKGRDRFTPQQDQKSHQRNSFFRRGPHPPGYSPGSYRQNHISHRSFNVRDAQQHQQMQPTTINHNLYFTIAKQIEYYFSPESLWKDIFLRQHMDEQGWVPVSVIADVHQVEQLMKGIPDNHKYILQALKASKIVETNGDKIRKRYDWIKWILPKDGNSTNSEMNNHLRSSNEEGTSEGNKVKA; encoded by the exons ATGAGGgttacggagaaggaactatcaCAACAGCAATCTTCATCAGCTGGGGTATCAGTTGAAAATCCCCAAAAGAGTTCTTCTGGAACACCAGCTTCTACTGTTCCCGATCCTTCAGTGAAGGACTCTTCACACAAGATGAATAGTTTGGAAGGAGGATCAAAGGGAAGAGATAGATTTACACCCCAACAAGATCAAAAATCCCATCAGCGTAATTCTTTCTTCAGGAGGGGACCCCATCCTCCTGGATATTCGCCTGGTTCTTACCGTCAAAATCATATTTCTCATCGCAGCTTTAATGTTAGAGATGCTCAGCAGCATCAGCAGATGCAGCCGACAACGATCAACCATAATTTGTACTTCACAATAGCAAAGCAGATAGAATACTACTTCAG CCCAGAAAGTTTGTGGAAAGATATTTTCTTGCGGCAACACATGGATGAACAAGGCTGGGTTCCTGTTTCTGTAATAGCAGACGTCCACCAA GTTGAGCAATTAATGAAAGGAATTCCAGACAATCATAAATATATATTGCAAGCACTGAAAGCATCAAAAATCGTAGAGACCAAT GGTGATAAGATAAGGAAGCGCTATGACTGGATCAAATGGATCTTGCCTAAAGATGGGAACTCCACAAACTCAGAGATGAACAACCATTTGCGAAGTTCCAATGAGGAGGGGACAAGTGAAG GTAATAAAGTGAAGGCTTGA